A window from Kovacikia minuta CCNUW1 encodes these proteins:
- a CDS encoding IS30 family transposase, whose protein sequence is MSYTQLSADERLELYRLRQRGDLSLRAIAIRMGRSHSTISRELKRNQSSEQIYLPDLAQAQQHVRRQQSKQPFVGISEGCLARVKAQLRQYHSPQQIAGSLKLKGLEWVSHETIYQMIYHNYADMGAYRGYLRHSHIRRQHRSAKRQKRGLIPNRVGIEHRPVIAEQKSEIGHWEGDTIVGGNHLGAIATHVDKASKFLVARVMKDRTAGEMNRVSIAAFESIPKERRKTMTFDNGKEFSKHEQLTARLGVQCYFANPYHSWERGLNEHTNGLIRQFFPKGTNFRIVKQDEVDQVVELINHRPRQSLGYRTPHEVFWGQSGDGALQI, encoded by the coding sequence ATGAGCTATACGCAGCTTAGCGCAGATGAGCGCCTGGAACTCTATCGATTGAGACAAAGGGGTGATTTGTCCCTGCGGGCAATTGCCATTCGAATGGGACGTTCCCACAGCACCATTTCTCGTGAACTCAAACGCAACCAAAGCTCAGAGCAGATCTATCTACCGGACTTGGCTCAAGCTCAGCAGCACGTTCGTCGGCAGCAGTCCAAGCAACCGTTTGTGGGCATCTCTGAGGGTTGTTTGGCGAGGGTGAAAGCGCAACTTCGGCAGTACCATAGCCCGCAACAGATTGCCGGTTCACTCAAGCTCAAAGGACTGGAGTGGGTGAGCCATGAGACCATCTATCAGATGATTTATCACAACTATGCCGATATGGGTGCCTATCGTGGCTATTTACGGCACTCTCACATCCGACGGCAGCATCGGAGCGCCAAGCGACAGAAACGAGGATTGATTCCCAATCGAGTTGGGATTGAACACAGACCTGTGATTGCAGAACAAAAGAGTGAAATTGGGCATTGGGAAGGCGATACGATCGTCGGGGGTAATCATTTGGGAGCGATTGCGACGCATGTAGACAAAGCCTCAAAGTTTCTGGTTGCACGAGTGATGAAAGACCGAACAGCAGGGGAGATGAACCGTGTCAGTATTGCAGCGTTTGAGTCGATTCCAAAAGAGCGACGTAAGACGATGACGTTTGATAATGGCAAGGAGTTTAGCAAGCATGAGCAACTAACAGCGAGGTTGGGAGTGCAATGTTATTTTGCCAATCCATATCATTCTTGGGAACGTGGGTTGAATGAGCATACGAATGGATTGATTCGACAGTTTTTCCCAAAAGGAACGAATTTTAGAATCGTCAAGCAAGATGAAGTCGATCAAGTAGTTGAATTGATTAATCATCGACCGAGACAATCGTTAGGTTATCGAACTCCTCATGAGGTATTCTGGGGTCAGTCAGGTGATGGTGCACTTCAGATTTGA
- a CDS encoding type 1 glutamine amidotransferase yields the protein MAKQRSQLKILLLQIRDDRVTCLEELDEFVRFSRLGREQFGVLNTFATPEFEPTCMVGYDALFVGGSSDASVTQPDKYPFVEDAKRLLVYCLKEEIPVFASCFGFQAAVEALGGRVVVDKPKMEIGTFPLQLTEAAEHDILFHDVPDGFWAVCGHKERAISLPQDAILLASSELCPYHAFRIANQPFYGFQFHPEVDPADLVSRITRYQSRYLDSADTLTELLKDLQDTTIANQLIGKFVDRILLGGE from the coding sequence ATGGCAAAACAGCGTTCCCAACTCAAAATTCTCTTGCTACAAATTCGCGACGATCGAGTTACTTGCCTGGAAGAATTGGATGAATTCGTCCGTTTTAGCCGTTTGGGTAGAGAGCAGTTTGGAGTGCTAAATACCTTTGCAACCCCCGAATTTGAGCCGACCTGTATGGTGGGGTACGATGCCCTTTTCGTTGGGGGTTCCAGCGATGCGTCTGTGACCCAACCCGATAAATATCCGTTTGTGGAGGATGCGAAGCGGTTGCTGGTTTACTGTCTCAAAGAAGAAATCCCTGTATTTGCTTCCTGCTTTGGTTTTCAGGCAGCAGTAGAAGCGTTGGGTGGACGGGTGGTTGTGGACAAACCCAAGATGGAAATTGGAACGTTCCCCCTACAACTGACCGAAGCAGCGGAGCACGATATTCTGTTTCATGATGTGCCGGATGGATTTTGGGCTGTGTGCGGCCACAAGGAACGGGCGATTTCTTTGCCCCAGGACGCCATTCTGCTGGCATCTTCGGAGCTTTGCCCTTACCATGCCTTCCGGATTGCCAACCAGCCATTCTACGGATTCCAGTTTCATCCAGAAGTCGATCCGGCGGATCTCGTCTCTCGCATTACCCGGTATCAGAGCCGTTACCTGGATAGTGCTGATACCCTGACAGAGCTTTTGAAAGACTTACAGGACACAACGATCGCCAATCAGCTAATTGGCAAATTCGTCGACCGCATTTTATTGGGTGGGGAGTAG